In Plasmodium gaboni strain SY75 chromosome 7, whole genome shotgun sequence, the following are encoded in one genomic region:
- a CDS encoding hypothetical protein (conserved Plasmodium protein, unknown function): MTQNKNDNHKEKNPYDDHDNHDGDDDGNGGDGYDDVYYDKSEHVNIKYLNEIDNEIEKVSKRIYEENSKIKKISLHHKILKEEFENKQLIEQNDKKKKNSLDYYKKVTIKLKNNINNMEEYTNNITNDINILKAHIDDERNERIIYNNNMKILINEYNSLKKNIQDLTIQEKEQNKFNEKLKDELRELYKEKENMEKKHREDFKKLQQKIKEQKILSYENKINDITKDKQNNKMTNEQKIVSDNKHNNNINNMNNMNNMNNMNNMNNMNNMNNMNNNNNNNNNNNNINYNNIHCNNKISEKDNTMNILNYYEDEKKKQLQNKIVFLKKLCLRILFINEYQIYNIKKLEENINNMNNAINSINLISYKKGDFDHIIINLNDSKEKNYSLISRINLLNYETNVLKQMIKKMKEKFKHLNLQNDEIINLKYDISNNMNEKIKNIKTSLLTNKETCNLKKKCFDDCLVYLKQLYTFIKNYENNNDKLNIKSQIINKEKYIHFNYIHKYNEDILVDENYINDFLIFIEKYIYSLNFYLPTQNFNYKNYMLYNESIHNITLQNEEHSKEYIYQNDTSELNTHDHNLLPDSLNLKQQEENKNHIQRKEHTYEEEPKEDVKAEHVDVQHVKDPNDDMSSTNNMTTRHSNENNLITDLTKEDDRINDQCQSEHIVENANINKENNMEDQNDMEDQNDMEDQNDMEDQNDMEDQNDMEDQNDMEDQNDMXXXXXXXXXXXXXXXXXXXXXXXXXXXXXXXXXXXXXXXXXXXXXXXXXXXXXXXXXXXXXXXXXXXXXXXXXXXXXXXXXXXXXXXXXXXXXXXXXXXXELQSSNECEEFKTNDDTKNIVSDDDNKNYILNHFNSRNIEYDKLKEEIPNELLNVKYDSSKKTTVSTN, translated from the coding sequence ATGacacaaaataaaaatgataatcATAAAGAAAAGAATCCTTATGATGATCATGATAATCATGATGGTGATGATGATGGTAATGGTGGTGATGGTTATGATGATGtttattatgataaatCAGAACatgttaatataaaatatttaaatgaaatagATAATGAAATTGAAAAAGTGTCTAAAAGAAtttatgaagaaaatagtaaaataaaaaaaatctCTTTAcatcataaaatattaaaagaagaattTGAAAACAAACAATTAATTGAACAGAAtgataaaaagaaaaaaaattcattagattattataaaaaagttacaattaaattaaaaaataatattaataatatggaagaatatacaaataatattacaaatgatataaatatattaaaggCACATATAGATGACGAAAGAAACGAAAgaatcatatataataataatatgaaaatattaataaatgaatataattctttaaaaaaaaatatacaagATTTGACCATACAAgaaaaagaacaaaataaattcaatgaaaaattaaaagatgAACTAAgagaattatataaagagaaagaaaatatggaaaaaaaacacagagaagattttaaaaaactccaacaaaaaattaaagaacaaaaaatattatcttatgaaaataaaattaatgatATTACAAAGGATAAGCAAAACAATAAAATGACAAATGAGCAAAAAATTGTATCTGAcaataaacataataataatattaataatatgaataatatgaataatatgaataatatgaataatatgaataatatgaataatatgaataatatgaataataataataataataataataataataataatattaattataataatatccattgtaataataaaatatcaGAAAAAGACAATACcatgaatatattaaattacTACGAAgatgaaaagaaaaaacaactacaaaacaaaattgtattcttaaaaaaattgtgTCTTCgaatattattcataaatgaatatcaaatatataatattaaaaaacttgaagaaaatataaataatatgaataatgCTATAAATTCTATAAATCTAATAAGTTATAAGAAAGGAGATTTTGAtcatatcattattaatttaaatgattccaaagaaaaaaattatagtCTTATCTCTAGAATAAATCtattaaattatgaaacaaatgttttaaaacaaatgatcaaaaaaatgaaagaaaaattcAAACATTTAAATCTACAAAACGATGAAATTATTAATCttaaatatgatatatcaaataatatgaatgaaaaaataaagaatatcAAAACATCTTTACTTACAAATAAAGAAACATGTaatcttaaaaaaaaatgtttcGATGATTGTCTAGTATATCTAAaacaattatatacatttataaaaaattatgaaaacaataatgataaattaaatattaaaagccaaatcataaataaagaaaaatatatacattttaattatatacataaatataatgaagatatattagtagatgaaaattatattaatgactttctaatatttatagaaaaatatatttattcacTTAATTTCTATCTACCAACacaaaattttaattataaaaattatatgttatataacgaaagtatacataatataacGCTGCAAAATGAAGAACACTCAAAAGAATACATCTATCAGAACGACACATCTGAATTGAATACACATGATCATAATTTATTACCAGAttctttaaatttaaagcaacaagaagaaaataagaACCACATTCAAAGAAAAGAACACACATATGAGGAAGAACCAAAAGAAGATGTAAAAGCTGAACATGTTGATGTGCAACATGTGAAGGATCCAAATGATGATATGTCAAGTACTAACAACATGACCACTCGTCATTCTAATGAAAACAATTTAATCACTGATCTTACTAAGGAAGACGATAGGATAAATGATCAGTGTCAAAGTGAACATATCGTGGAGAATgcaaatataaataaagaaaataatatggaaGATCAAAATGATATGGAAGATCAAAATGATATGGAAGATCAAAATGATATGGAAGATCAAAATGATATGGAAGATCAAAATGATATGGAAGATCAAAATGATATGGAAGATCAAAATGATATGNNNNNNNNNNNNNNNNNNNNNNNNNNNNNNNNNNNNNNNNNNNNNNNNNNNNNNNNNNNNNNNNNNNNNNNNNNNNNNNNNNNNNNNNNNNNNNNNNNNNNNNNNNNNNNNNNNNNNNNNNNNNNNNNNNNNNNNNNNNNNNNNNNNNNNNNNNNNNNNNNNNNNNNNNNNNNNNNNNNNNNNNNNNNNNNNNNNNNNNNNNNNNNNNNNNNNNNNNNNNNNNNNNNNNNNNNNNNNNNNNNNNNNNNNNNNNNNNNNNNNNNNNNNNNNNNNNNNNNNNNNNNNNNNNNNNNNNNNNATGAATTACAAAGCAGTAACGAATGTGAAGAATTTAAAACAAATGATgatacaaaaaatatagtaAGTGATGATgacaataaaaattatatattaaatcattttaattctagaaatattgaatatgataaattaaaagaagaaatacCTAATGAACTTTTAAATGTTAAATATGACTCTTCCAAAAAAACTACAGTAAGCACAAATTAA